In Miscanthus floridulus cultivar M001 chromosome 5, ASM1932011v1, whole genome shotgun sequence, one genomic interval encodes:
- the LOC136449530 gene encoding uncharacterized protein, with translation MATTAVAASLSVAQGLGKPLCAGSNASSLRVVAPRQSARRMAVVRASAQKQHPAKEWAAAAAVAAALVLPEVAEAAPGISPSLKNFLLSIVSGGVVLVAIVGAVVAVSNFDPVKRG, from the coding sequence AtggccaccaccgccgtcgcggcGTCTCTGTCCGTGGCCCAGGGGCTCGGAAAGCCCCTCTGCGCCGGCAGCAACGCGTCGTCGCTCCGGGTCGTCGCGCCCCGTCAGTCGGCCAGGAGGATGGCCGTCGTCCGGGCGTCCGCGCAGAAGCAGCACCCGGCCAAGGAGTGGGCGGCCGCGGCTgccgtggcggcggcgctggTGCTGCCGGAGGTCGCGGAGGCCGCGCCGGGGATCTCGCCGTCGCTCAAGAACTTCCTCCTCAGCATTGTCTCCGGCGGGGTCGTGCTCGTCGCCATCGTTGGCGCCGTCGTCGCCGTCTCTAACTTCGATCCCGTCAAGCGGGGCTGA